In a single window of the Anaerocolumna cellulosilytica genome:
- the feoB gene encoding ferrous iron transport protein B, whose protein sequence is MNYSIALAGNPNSGKTTLFNELTGSKQHVGNWPGVTVDKKEGTYRKNKEITILDLPGTYSLSPYSAEEIVARDYIVKEKPHAVINIVDATSIERNLYLTLQILETQIPTVIALNMMDEVEARGDIIDINKLSKLLGVKVVPIVARSGRGLKELMEVAVDVAKAAKKPEVLDLFDDNISSAVSKIEELLDDAKAEERLWKAIKILEGDEIVTNSLSEPVKVSAEKVVKEAEKHADGDTEAKIADLRYQFISKTVKVAVKKKNTGHVETTSDKLDKILTNRILAIPLFAGIMYLIFAITFGESPIGVGVWLQTIVTDFWDGPLTTAIEEFLVNAGAADWALSLVIDGILAGLGGIISFLPQILVLFLLLSFMEDSGYMARVAFVMDRIFRRFGLSGKSFIPLLMGFGCSVPALMASRTLENEKDRRLTMMITPFMSCGAKLPIYLMFAATLFPNDNQTLVVYSIYFLGLAVAILSGIILSKTLFKGDISNFIMELPQYRIPTLRSVLIHAWDKLKGFAIKAGTVIFASTVLIWLLSNFNFSGMVDMEDSFLASIGNTFAFIFAPLGFGNWRATVGTFTGFIAKENIVSTFGVLFGASEDVATAAAEGAGALPGVTEIFTKVSAYSYMAFNLLCMPCFAAVGAIRREMGSLKWTLRTVGFQMLTAWVVAFLVYNIGNLIF, encoded by the coding sequence AAAGAAGGTACCTATAGAAAGAATAAGGAAATAACAATACTTGATTTACCCGGTACCTATTCGCTTTCACCCTATTCGGCGGAGGAAATTGTAGCAAGAGATTACATAGTAAAAGAAAAGCCCCATGCGGTTATAAACATAGTTGATGCTACTAGTATTGAACGTAACTTATATTTAACACTGCAAATCTTAGAAACTCAGATTCCAACGGTAATTGCCTTAAACATGATGGATGAAGTTGAGGCAAGAGGCGATATCATAGATATTAATAAATTATCAAAGCTCCTGGGCGTTAAGGTGGTACCTATCGTAGCTCGTTCCGGCAGAGGTTTAAAGGAGTTAATGGAGGTGGCTGTTGATGTAGCAAAAGCTGCAAAGAAGCCGGAAGTTCTTGACCTGTTTGATGATAATATCAGTTCAGCAGTCAGCAAAATTGAAGAACTTTTAGATGATGCAAAAGCAGAAGAACGTTTGTGGAAAGCAATTAAAATCCTGGAAGGTGATGAAATTGTAACGAACAGCCTTTCAGAACCGGTAAAAGTTTCTGCTGAAAAGGTTGTAAAAGAAGCAGAGAAACATGCGGATGGTGATACCGAAGCTAAAATTGCGGATTTGAGATATCAGTTTATTTCAAAAACTGTAAAGGTTGCAGTTAAGAAAAAAAATACCGGACATGTGGAAACCACTTCAGATAAATTAGATAAGATACTAACCAATCGTATCCTTGCCATACCATTATTTGCAGGAATTATGTATTTAATTTTTGCTATTACTTTCGGAGAAAGTCCGATTGGTGTGGGTGTATGGCTTCAAACGATTGTAACAGATTTTTGGGATGGCCCGCTAACAACTGCCATAGAAGAATTCCTTGTGAATGCAGGTGCGGCAGACTGGGCTTTATCTCTAGTCATTGATGGAATTTTAGCAGGTCTTGGCGGTATTATTTCCTTCCTGCCTCAAATACTTGTTTTATTCCTGTTACTATCCTTTATGGAAGATAGTGGATACATGGCGAGGGTAGCCTTCGTTATGGACCGAATTTTCCGTAGATTCGGCCTTTCCGGAAAATCATTCATTCCTCTTTTAATGGGCTTTGGTTGTTCCGTTCCGGCATTAATGGCTTCCAGAACACTGGAAAATGAAAAAGACAGAAGATTAACCATGATGATTACACCTTTCATGTCTTGCGGTGCTAAATTACCGATATATTTAATGTTTGCCGCAACTTTGTTCCCAAATGATAATCAGACTTTGGTGGTTTACTCTATTTACTTCCTAGGACTTGCGGTAGCTATTTTAAGTGGTATTATTTTGAGCAAAACATTGTTTAAAGGTGATATATCCAATTTTATAATGGAACTTCCTCAGTATAGAATTCCGACACTTAGAAGTGTATTAATTCATGCCTGGGATAAATTAAAAGGCTTTGCTATTAAAGCCGGTACAGTAATTTTTGCATCTACTGTTTTGATTTGGTTATTGAGTAACTTTAATTTCAGCGGTATGGTTGATATGGAAGACAGTTTCTTAGCTTCTATCGGAAATACATTTGCATTTATATTTGCACCGCTTGGTTTTGGTAACTGGAGAGCAACTGTAGGTACTTTCACAGGTTTTATTGCAAAAGAAAACATTGTATCTACTTTTGGTGTACTTTTTGGAGCTTCTGAAGATGTTGCTACCGCAGCAGCAGAAGGTGCCGGAGCACTCCCGGGTGTTACTGAAATTTTTACTAAGGTCTCAGCTTATTCCTACATGGCATTTAACTTATTGTGCATGCCTTGTTTTGCGGCAGTAGGTGCAATCAGAAGAGAAATGGGTTCCTTAAAATGGACGCTTAGAACGGTAGGATTTCAAATGTTAACAGCCTGGGTTGTAGCGTTCCTTGTCTACAATATCGGTAATCTTATCTTTTAA